In one Alnus glutinosa chromosome 12, dhAlnGlut1.1, whole genome shotgun sequence genomic region, the following are encoded:
- the LOC133852656 gene encoding pectinesterase inhibitor 12-like, whose translation MNTISKVFLVLLLTLWTNQILAQNLIISTCDGTLYKDLCQKTLQSDPESRAATSVEVLAKVALKHATSTATQIHNLVKKLLKSSTKPIKVALTDCNEVYEDALEQLDDSSIALITKSYESISTYLSAAMDDADTCDQSFEEVAPGKSPIGTQGTTLSQLCSIVLSITKQLK comes from the coding sequence ATGAACACCATTTCAAAGGTCTTCCTTGTGCTGCTTCTAACTCTCTGGACAAACCAAATTCTTGCTCAAAATTTGATCATCTCAACTTGTGATGGCACTCTGTACAAGGATCTGTGCCAAAAGACTCTTCAATCGGACCCCGAGAGCCGTGCGGCTACTAGTGTGGAAGTCCTAGCCAAAGTTGCACTAAAGCATGCAACATCTACAGCTACCCAGATACATAACCTAGTCAAGAAACTGCTCAAATCATCGACCAAGCCCATTAAGGTTGCCCTGACAGACTGCAACGAGGTCTACGAAGATGCACTCGAACAACTCGATGACTCGAGCATTGCCTTGATAACTAAGAGTTACGAATCTATCAGTACATACTTGTCGGCCGCCATGGATGATGCTGACACATGTGACCAAAGCTTCGAGGAAGTGGCACCCGGCAAGTCTCCGATAGGCACTCAGGGTACCACATTGAGCCAGCTTTGCAGCATTGTTTTATCCATTACCAAACAACTGAAATGA